The nucleotide sequence TCCCTGTTGATCCATTCCAGCCGATATAGATTCCAAGCACTTGCTTGTCGGGCGACGCCGCAGCGAGTCGCTGCACCAACGTATCGAACTGCGTGTAGTTTTCATCGTTCCTGTTGGCCGCATGCATCCATCCGTGCACGTAGAGGACAATGAGCTTGGGTTTCGAAACGGCACCCTGCTTAACCGTGACACGTCTGTTGAAACACCTCTCTCTGAAAGGCGCGTCTGGTGGGTCCGCGCAGAGGTCCCACACGATTTCATTGAGTACATCAGTGAGCTCACAGCGATTAGCAAGACTTCCCTCGTTGGTCAGACGAACCATGATCGTCTTGCCTGAATTTGGCCGTGGAATATAATAAGGGTCGGTTTCGCGAGTGGCGGTACATTTGTTCTGAATGCCGACACTCAGCGGTTCGGCGTCGATGAACTGGGTGGATAGGACTAGCGCATAGGCGAGCAGGCCGAGCCCAAAGAGCGAGTAGATTGAAAACTTCAAACGTCTCACCTTAATACCTCCTATGAAAATCGTTCGTGCAAAACTCAATGATGACGGGAGCGCGGCGGTGTGTCGATATCTCGGCGCGTTGCGCGCGAGAATGCCGAACTGCTTGAACGCGTCGTCAACAGCCCCAATCTAGACGAGACCAATTAGCCACCCGCCTTCAATATGAATGACGCTGCTTAACCGCAGCTCCCTGCATTGCATTGATCGCGGACGCTGCATTTTCTGGTAAAGCTACGGTGCACTGAACTCCGCAAGTCGCCTTTCAAGTCCGCTCCCGCTCATCCTTCTCGGCCGGCTTCGGCCCGCGCTTGGCCGGCTTGAGCACGCGACCGGCCATCCTCTCGATGCGGCGGAGGAAGCGGTCGCTGCCGATCGGCCGTCCGATACTCTTGGCGGCGCGAAGGCGGGCCAGCAGAGCCTCCTCGGGATTACGGTAACAGCACTGTCACCGTAATTCTGAAGTACCAGCGCCGCCTCTCACGTCAGCGCCAGCACCACGTTGTTGACCAGTTCGCTTATGGTGTCGTCGGCTTGGTGCTGGACGACCACCACCGTTGATGGGTGGGCCACAATATTTCGACGGTCGAGCTTATCCTTCAGGATTTTGAAAATACTGGAGTTGATAAGGTTGGCTGTGTTGCAGATCTCGATGACTTCGCGCTCCTTCAGCTCGTCGGTGAAATCATCGTACTTCGCGATGGTGAGGCCGGTTTTCTTCGGATAGCGCTTTGTGATGGCCGTGTTAAAGGTCGCAAGACGGTTGGGGTCGCCCAATAGCCAATCGAGCAAGTGAGCGTAAGCCAGATTCCAAACCATGACAATGCAGGCACGGAAGGCCTTTGACCGGTAGCAGGTCAGAGCCTCCTGCAGAAAAGACCGCTCCTCGATGTTCGGGACCATCGCCGGAAGGTCTGTGAGGATTTTGTCCACGGCGATCACGCTATGATGGACACCATATTTCCCATCAAGTTCGGTGCGGCGGCTGCGGGCGAGCTTAAACATACCACGCTCCCGCATGAGGTCGGCCGGCTTCCGATCGGCCATGCGGTTGAGGTTCATCGCGATGTTGATTTGCGAGAGGTGAAGCCGATCGTAGCACCTTTTAATGTCGTTCGGCTCAAATAGCTCCTTGCCGCCGTGGACGTGTAGCCACCACGCGAAAAGACACATCTTCTCGCGTGGGGGATGGGCGTCAAATCCGGCGACTTGGGAAACCAGGTCTTCAAGCAGCATCGCCACCAGAGCCATTCTTCATCTCGGCCACGCGCTGGAGGCCAAGGTGATGGAGGGTGTAGGTGCCCTTCTCTGACGACGTGAAGAACTGCTGAGCCTTTAGATCTCTGAGAGGCTGGGAGAAGTCCTTCACATCGGTGGGCCACTTCAGCCATCGGTATACGGAATAGATGTGAGCCGGGGTGACCTTCTGGACACCGCCGTGCTCATAAAACCATGCCGCGGCTAGCAGGTATCGTTTGAGATGGCTCTCTGGCTTGTAGTCAGCCACGAAGGTCGTCAGCGGGACCTCGTAGGCGTTGAAATCGATCGGCAGAATGTCCGGCGTCGGCGCAGCCTTGCGCACGCCGTTCGACTTCGGCTTCTTCGGTGGGATGACCTCGGCCTCTTCGCCGGCATCAACGCTATCGAAATCCATCTCTTCCTGCTCGGGCTCGCCGCCACCGGTCAACTGAGGTGGAGAAGGTGGCAGGCGTCGCAGAGCGGGCGCCGCCGGCCGCAGCGCGTTCGTCAGGGCAGTGGTCAAAGTATGGATCTGGTCGTCAGCAACCTCGGCGTCCAGCACAATCAACTTGATCCGGGAGGTCCCGGTCGGCTTGTTACCCTTTGCCATTACTCGGTTTCCAAACTAGAGGGCGAATCAGACGTTGTGGGGTGGTGCCTATGTATCTCCGGGTAGCAATTTCCGGGCAAGGGGAAGTTGCTTTTTTGTTCCCCTTATCCCGTTTATGCCCCACCTCGACTTTTGTTCCTTGTTTGTTCTATTGGACGAGCAAGGGACTCCATGGGATTGGACGAAATTCTTAACGAAATCAGCTATATGCAACGCAAGATCGGCCGCCGCAAAAGGAAATTCTGACCCTTCGGCGGGCCGGGATACCGACCGCTGCAGCTGAATCGCTCTTGGAGCGGATGCAGCCAAGATGGATGGCTGTGCGAGCAGCGTGATGCCCTGGTGGCAATTACGGTGAAATTGCACAAAAGTTCTGACAGCCGCCCTGCTCGGCGCCAGCCGCCGGTCACGCCGCTCGCGGCTTGTTCACCGTCTCGATCCGATCGAGCGTCTTGCCGAGGCTGCGCTTCGCGATCTGGACGTCGTAGTCCGTCTGCAGGTTGAGCCAGAGCTCGGGCGTCGTATCCAGCGCCTTGGCGAGCCGGAGCGCGGTGTCGGCGGTGATGCCGGTCTGCTCGCTCGCGATCCGCTCGATCCGAGTTCGCGGCAGGCCGCACACCTTGGCGAGCGCGCCGGCGGACATCCCGAGCGGAATGAGAAACTCCTCGCGCAGAACCTCGCCGGGATGCATCGGCTTCAACTTCCTGGTCATTGCAGCGCCTTTCAGTGTAGTCCATGAGAACGGCAACGTCTCTGAGTTCCTTGCGCTGTTTCTACCAACTCCTAATTCATCGGCCAGAGCATCCCACCGCTGCCCAAACTGCCCGTCGTGCTGATTCCCCTTGCGCCGTCGAGGCTGGGCAAGAATCCAAATTAGGAGGCTAGGAGGGCTCGGCGCGGTGCGACTTCGAGCCATAGCCGTATCATCGTCCAGTTTCGTATCAAGGCAAGCGGAATCGCCTCTCGTGCGGCGTTGGCCTCGGCAGAGGCGGCGTGTTGAGCTGCAATAGCCCACGCGGTGATGCGGGCGAGGAAGTCGTTCAGGCCGAGAATGTTGAGGACGCGGCTAAAGTTGTAAGAGAGCGCCATGAGGCTCCATTCCCCGCGAACCTTGTCGAAGCTGCGGACGAGGAAATGCTGATACCCGGCGCGGCACTTGAGTGTGCCGAACGGATGTTCGACGAGGGCTGAGCGGCGACGCATCAGCTGGCCAGCCTGTTCGCTCGCCATTCTCTGGCGGTGACGATCCAGCACCTCCTCGTGCTCCCACCGAGAGACGTTGCGGCTTTTGGCCTTCGCGGAGAGGCAAGACGCCTTGAGGGGGCAGACGCTGCAGGTCGGCACTGAGCCCAGGTAACGGCGTTCCATTCTGCCGCTCGTATTCTTCCAGAGCTTCTTCGTGGGATGCAGCGCCTGGCCTGCGGGACACCGGTAGGTGTCGGTTGCGGAATCGTAGGTGAAGTCAGCTCGCGTGAAGCGCGTGTGCTTCTTGCCATTGCCGTGATGCAGCGGGACATAGGCGGTGATGCCATCATCCTCGCAAGCCTTGATATCCTCGCTGTTGTAGTAGCCGACATCGGCCAATATCTGCAGCGACGAGACCTCCAGGTTCTCCTTGGCCGCTATCGCCATCATATGCAGGTGTCGGACATCGCTGCGATTGACGACCTCGCTGGCGACGATCAGCTTGTTCTTGTCGTCAACGACGCTCTGGACGTTGTAGCCTGCAATCGTCTGATCGCCCTTGCTCAGCAGCCGCGCATCGGGGTCGGTCTTCGACACCTGTCCCTTGTCGTTTTTGTCAAGGTTCTCCAGATCGGACTGAGCGCGCTCACGCCGCGCCATCAGTTCCTTGATCCTGTCCCCGACATCGCCGCCGCCATTGCCATCCTTGCCGTTGTCGGGCCGCTTGGCTTCTGCTGCATCGTTGGTGTCGAGGGACTTGCCGTACGCCTCGATCTCCTCATCGAGCTTGGCGATCTGTTTGGCGAGCTTCCCGCGCGTGAAGATGCTGTCCTTGCTGGCATTGCCGTGGAATAGCGCCCCGTCGACCGCGACCAGGGTCCCGCCGATCAGATCGAGTTCGCGAAGCAGCAGCACGAAACTGCGGTTCGCGGCCTTCAGGGCCGCCCAGTTCTCCTTGCGGAAATTGGCGATCGTCCGGTAGCCGGGCTTGAGAGACTTCAGCAGCCAGATCAGTTCCAGATTGCGGCAGGCTTCACGCTCCAGCCGGCGTGATGACCGGATCTGGTTGATATAGCCATACAGGTACAGCTTCAGCAGATCGGACGGGGCGTATGGCGGCTGTCCCGCTCCCGCCGCGCGCCGGTCGGCGTGCCGAAATCCAAGCTTGGCAAGGTCGAGCGCATCGACATAGCCATCGATCGCACGAACCGGATTGTCCGCAGATACGTAATCCTCGATCCGCGGTGGAAACAGGCTGGCTTGCTCGCGGCTCTCACCGCTCTTGAACGGGCGATTCGTCATAAGCCGAATCGTACATCCCGCCACGCAAAACGCCCGAGATTCTTGCCCAGCCTCGTCGGGCAAATCACCTCCACATTTCCCGCCAGCCCGCCCGCACTGAGAGGGGCGCATCGCGATCGTCACGGGACGTTGCGGCGGGGAGTGGTGGCCGCGGGGCGACGCAGCATCTCATTGGGGGTGCGGACGAACGTCGTGCCGCGGACGGTCAAGCCGTGTGGTCCCGACACCCCGACGCTGGTGTCTTGGTCGGCGACGATGTCGATGACGGGGGCAAGCAAGCCCGGTCCCCTGGGAGAGCACGGAGCAGCCGTTCAAACCATCGCGCAGGGAAGGCCGGGTTGTTTCCGGCTGAGCCTGTGGTTCCTGCCCCGTGCATTTTCCTTCGCACGGGGGCCGCGGGTGCCAGTCGGCACTCGGCCTTCCCTGCGCCCTCTCATTGATGAGGACGCTCACATGCAGCAGAGCTCGGGCTGGTCAGGCCGCGAGGTCGCGGCGGCATGGGCGCGAGCGACGGCTGCTGAGTGCAGCAGGCTATTTGACAGGGTTGATCAGGAGATCAGGGAGCGCGGGCTGGCATGAGCACGCAGCTCGACATCGGATCCAGGTGAGACCTCTCTGCGAGCGCGGTGCGCGGAGAGTCCCCCTCACCCGGATTGCATCTTCGATGCAATCCGACCTCTCCCCGCAAGCGGGGCGAGGTAGAATGCCCGTCGGCGCGAAGAGAAGATATGTGCTCAACCAGGAGATGGCGGCTCAAGCGGGACTCGGGGGGCTCAAACGCCCGGCTTCGCCAAGTGGCTTCGCCGGGCACGCTTCGCCCTTCGGGCTACGGCTCGGCTGCGCCACGCGTAGCCCGCAGGGCGAAGCGTGGTGCCCAGGGGCGGGATCGAACCACCGACACTGCGATTTTCAGTCGCATGCTCTACCAACTGAGCTACCTGGGCAGGTCTCGTTCCGGGCCAAAAAGCCCAACGAGCCGGCGGGTTATAGTGGGGCGAGACGGTGCTGTCTACCGCCCTGAGGGGAAGTTTTCACATTCCTTTCGCAGTTGCGCGGAACGCCCCCGGGCCCGCCGCCGGACGGCGGGCACCGCCGGTGCAAGGCCATGAAAGCACGGCCTTATTCGACGTCGTCCTCGTCGCCCTCGGTGGCCGGGATGACATAGGAGCCGCTGAGCCAGCGGTTGAGGTCGACATCGCGGCAGCGCGGCGAGCAGAACGGGCGCGAGGCTTCCGCGGCGGGCCGGTTGCAGATCGGGCAGCGGCGAATGGGTTTGGCCGCGGTGGCGGTGTTGGGTTGGGGCGATTCGTCGGACATGGCCGCTATCTAGGCGCACGCGCCGGCCAATGCATCCCCTTCGGCGTCAGACGCCGACGGTGTTCAGCCACCCGAAGCGGATCGGAAAGCCCTCGCCGGCGAGCAGGGTCGTGGTCTCGTACAGCGGCAGGCCGACGACGTTGGTGTAGGAGCCGACCATCTTGACCACGAACGAGCCCGCGATGCCCTGGACGGCGTAGCCGCCGGCCTTACCCCGCCATTCGCCGGAGCCGATATAGGCCTGAATGTCGTCCTCGCTGAGCCGCTTGAAGCGGACGCGAGTCTCGACCAGGCGCTGGCGGAACGCCTCCTTCGGCGTCACCAAGGTGATCGCGGTATAGACGCGGTGGTTGCGGCCCGACAGCAGGCGCAGGCACTGCGAGGCCTCGTCGACCAGATTGGCCTTCGGCAGGATGCGGCGGCCGACCGCGACCACGGTGTCGGCGGAGATGATGAAGGCGCCGCGCAGCTCGTCGTCGAGCTGGACGGATTTCAGCGCCGCATCGGCCTTGGCCCGCGCCAGGCGGTTGGCGCAGGCGCGCGGCAGCTCGCCGCGCTTCGGCGTCTCGTCGACATCGGCCGGACGCAGCGCGTCGGGCTCGATGCCGGCCTGGTTGAGCAGCGCCAGACGCCTCGGCGAGCCGGATGCAAGAACGATTTTGGGACGGCCGAGCATGCTGATTTCGCTAGGGGATTCGGAAGGCGTGGGGCGAGCGCGCGGAACCTATCGGAAGGGGTGCCATTCCACAACCCGGAGACTGCGACAAGGCTGCGACAGCCTGCTCTACGGGCTCAGTTTGAGCGGCGGACGACGTTGGTATTTCGGTTCGATGACACCTCGCGGCGGAACTTGGAACTACAGACCCGCGGGTCCCGGCTTGGCGAAGCGCTTGCGGATGCGCGTGAACAGGCCGTCGCAGACCTCGCGATAGGCCGACAGCTTCTGCTCGCGATTGCCGTCGGTATTCGTGGGGTCCGGCGTCGGCCAATATTCGACGTCGGCGGCGATGGTGCGGGTCAGCTCGAGGGCCTTGTGATGCGCTTCCGGAGAGAGGGTGATGATGAGGTCGAAGTTCAGGCCCTCCCAATCCTCGAGCTCCTCGAAGGTGGTCGGCTTGTGCTGCGAGATGTCCTGGCCGAGCTCGGCCATCACGGACACCGCGAACGGGTCGAGCTCGCCCTTCTTGACGCCGGCGGAGCGGACGTAGAGCGCATGCGGAAACATCTGCCGCAGCAGGCTCTCGGCCATCGGCGAGCGCACGCTGTTCTGCCCGCAGGCGAACAGCACCGCCTGCGGCTGGCGCGCGCGCGGCGGCCCCTCGGCCATGCGTCTAGGCGCCCTTGGCCGGACGGCAGGACGCGCGGAGAGGAGCGCGCGGCGTCACTGGCCCTCGCCCTTCCAGTGCAGCACCGTGATCAGGGTGAACAGGCGGCGCGAGGTCTCGAAATCGACCCGCACCTTGCCCTTGAGCCGCTCCTGCAAAGTGCGCGAGCCCTCGTCATGGATGCCGCGGCGGCCCATGTCGATCGCCTCGATCTTGTCGGGCGTGGCGGTGCGGATCGCCTGGTAGTAGCTGTCGCAGATCATGAAATAGTCCTTCACGATCCGCCGGAACGGCGACAGCGACAACAAATGCGTGACGACCGGCGTGCCGTCCTCGCGGCGGATGTCGAACATCAGCCGGTTGGCGGTGATGCCGAGATGCAAAGTGAAGGGGCCGGTGCCGTCGGCGCCCTCGGGCGCGAACAGGTTTTCCTCGACGAGGTCGTAGATCGCGATCGCCCGCTCATGCTCGATATCCGGACCGGAGCGGCCGATCGACTCCTCGTCGAGCGTCACCGCCACGATGCGATTGGTCCGGTCGTCGCCTGGCGGGTGCTGGGTCATGGCAGGTTGAGGCGTATTCCCACGGAGCGTGAATGGGCGTCGAGACCCTCGGCCTTGCCCAGAGTCATCGCCGCTGGCCCCAGCGCGCGCAACTGGTCCGGACCGCATTTCAACAGCGACGTGCGCTTCATGAAGTCGAGCACGCCGAGACCGGAGGAGAACCGCGCCGAGCGCGCGGTGGGCAGCACGTGATTGGAGCCGCCGACATAGTCGCCGATCGCCTCCGGCGTGTGCGCGCCTAGGAAAATGGCACCGGCATTGCGGACCTTCGAGGCGAAGGCATCCGGGTCGGCGGTCATGATCTCCAGATGCTCGGCGGCGATGGCGTCCGCGAGCGGCACGGCCTTGTCGAGATGGTCGACCTCGATGATGGCGCCGAAATCGGCCCAGGACGCGCCGGCGATCTCCGCGCGCGGCAAGGTCTTGAGCTGGCCCTCGACGGCGCGGGCGACGTCATCCGCGAGGCGGCGGCTGTCGGTGATCAGGATCGATTGCGCGCTGGCATCGTGCTCGGCCTGGGCGAGCAGATCGGCAGCGATCCAGTCGGCATTGCCGCTGTCGTCGGCGATGACCAGCACCTCGGACGGGCCGGCGATCATGTCGATGCCGACCTTGCCGAACACCAGCCGCTTGGCGGCGGCGACATAGGCATTACCCGGGCCGACGATCTTGGCGACCGGCGCGATCGTCGCCGTGCCATGGGCGAGCGCGGCCACGGCCTGGGCGCCGCCTACGCGGTAGATCTCGGAGACGCCGCCGAGATGGGCTGCCGCCAGCACCAGCGGGTTGAGCTTGCCGTCGGGCGCCGGCACCACCATCACGAGCCGGCCGACGCCGGCGACCTTGGCGGGAATGGCGTTCATCAGCACCGAGGACGGATAGGCCGCGGTGCCGCCGGGGACGTAGAGACCGGCGGATTCGATCGCGCTCCAGCGCCAGCCGAGCTCGACGCCGGCGGCGTCGGTGAAGCGCTGGTCGGACGGCAGCTGCTTGAGATGAAAGGCCTCGATACGGTCGCGGGCGAATTTCAGCGCATCGACGGTGGCCGGGTCGCAGGCCTTCATCGCGACTTGGATTTCATCGGGTGTGACGCGCAGCGTGGCGGCGGTCAGCTCCAGCCGGTCGAACTTGGCCGTCGCCTCGAGCAGCGCCGCATCGCCGCGCTTGGCGACGTCGTCGACGATGGCGCGGGCGGCGGCTTCGACGTCGGCGGAGGTCTCGCGCTTGGCGGCGAGAAACTGCCGAAACTGGGTGTCGAAATCGGCGTGAGCGCGGGACAGGCGAATGGGCATCTCTGGCACTTTCCGAAGGGGTGGCTGCCCCAGACCCCCTGCTCAATGGCGCGGCAGCGCGGGGCCGTCAACCCTTTGAACCGGCCCCTACCCGGTCAGCGGCGGCACGTCGTCGGAGGTGCCGAGATCATCGGCACCGAGATCGGTCAGCTCGCATTCCAGGCACTCGACATCGAGCCGCAGCGCGCCGCCATGGGAGAACAGCAGCAGCGCACTGCCGGCGGGGGCCTCGGTGCCCGGATGGAATTCGATGCCGATCAGCTCCAGCGCGGCATCGGGCGCGGCGAGATCGATGCGGCGCGACTTGCAGGCGAGCACGCGGTCGAAGCGCAATGCCGCCAGCAGCCGGCGCGGCTCGTTCTCGCCATGCAGCGCCTGCTCCCAGTCGAGCCGGTTCATGCCGATGACCAGCCGCTTCTCGGCCTGGCGCCAGATGATGTCGGCCGGCTGCACCCGCGCATCCTGCACATGGGCGGAGATCACGGCGAGATCGTCGGCGTCGAGCGCGATCAGTTTGAGCCGGTCGGTCACGACATCATCCTCTTGGCAGCCTCATTCGCGAATGCGCTCGATCGTCGCGCCGCAGGCCTTCAGCTTGTCTTCGAGCCGCTCGAAGCCGCGATCGAGATGGTAGACGCGGTTGATCATGGTCTCGCCTTCCGCCGCCAGGCCTGCAATCACCAGCGACACCGAAGCGCGCAAATCGGTCGCCATGACAGGCGCGCCGCGCAGGGTCGAGATGCCCTCGATCCGCGCGGTCTCGCCGTCCAGACTGATACGCGCGCCGAAGCGGGCGAGTTCCTGGACGTGCATGAAACGGTTCTCGAAGATGGTCTCGGTGATCGCCGACGCACCCTGCGCCCGCACCATCAGCGCCATCAACTGGGCCTGCAGGTCGGTAGGGAAGCCGGGAAACGGCGCGGTCGTGACCTGCACCGGGCGGATGCCGTGGCCGTTGCGGACGACACGAATGCCCTCGGCATCGCTCGAGATCTCGGCACCGGCTTCAGCCAGCACGTCGAGCGCGGATTGCAAGAGCTCCGGCCTCGCGCCGGCGAGTTGGACGTCGCCGCCGGTCATCGCGGTCGCGATCGCATAAGTGCCGGCCTCGATGCGGTCCGGCAGCACCGTATGCCGCGCGCCGTGCAGCGATGCCACGCCCTCGATCTCAATGCGTGGCGTGCCGGCGCCGGAGATACGCGCGCCCATCTTGTTGAGGCAGTCGGCCAGATCGCTGATCTCCGGCTCGCAGGCCGCGTTGGTGATGACAGTCGTGCCCTTGGCGAGCGCCGCGGCCATAACCGCGACGTGGGTGCCGCCGACGGTGACCTTGGGGAAATCGATCGTGCCGCCGCGCAGGCCGCCCGGCGCCTTGGCGACGACATAGCCGGCGTCGATGTCGATGCTGGCGCCGAGGCTCGTAAGCGCCATGATCAGGAGATCGACCGGCCGCGTACCGATGGCGCAGCCGCCGGGCAAGGATACCCGCGCCTCGTGCATGCGCGCGAGCAGCGGCGCGATCACCCAGAAGCTGGCGCGCATCCGCGACACCAGCTCGTAAGGCGCCGTGGTGTCGATGATGTTGGCCGCCGAGATCTGCAAGGTCTGACCCTGGTACTGGCCATCGCCCGGGCGCTTGCCGACGGACATGATGTCCACGCCGTGATTGCCGAGAATACGCTGCAGCTGCGCGACGTCGGCCAGGCGCGGGACGTTGTCCAGGATCAGCGTCTCCGGCGTCAGAAGACCCGCGATCATCAGCGGCAGCGCGGCGTTCTTCGCGCCCGAAATCGGGATGATGCCGTGAAGCGGTTTGCCGCCGACGATGCGAATGCGATCCATGCTGGTCCTGCTGAGCTGGCCGGGAGATTTGCCTAAGGTTGGCGCAACAGGACCGACATTACGGCGATTTGATGGGTTGGCAACGGCAGCTCGCAACCTCCGGATATTCATCCCCGAACACCGCAATCGCCGCCGCGAATCACACCGGCGGGACCAGCGCATCGGCGAGAAAGCCGTGCAGCGCCGCCACCACCTGGGCGCCCTCGCCGATGGCGCCGCCGACCCGCTTGACCGAGCCGGAGCGCACATCACCGACCGCAAAGACCCCGGGCACCGAGGTCTCCAGCGGCGACACCATCCGTCCGGCATTCTGCTCCGACTGCGCGCCGGTGACGACGAAGCCGGCGCGGTCGAGCGTCACGCCGCAATCGCCGAGCCAGCCGGTGGCCGGATCGGCGCCGACGAACAGAAACAGATGGCTGATCTCGGCCGGTGTCTCCTCGCCGGACAGCCGGCTCTTCAAGGTGATGCGCTCGAGCCCGGTATCGGGACCACCATCGAGCCCGACCACCTCGGTGTTGAACAGGAGCTCGATGTTCGGCGTCGCCTCGATGCGCTCGATGAGATAACGCGACATCGATGCGGCGAGGCCGCCGCCGCGGATGATCATCCGCACCTTCTTGACGTGCCCCGAGAGAAACACCGCGGCCTGCCCTGCGGAATTGCCGCCGCCGACCAGCGCAACCTCCTGTCCGGCGCACAGCCGCGCCTCGATCGGCGAGGCCCAGTACCAGATGCCGCGGCCCTCGAATTCCTTGAGCCGGTCGAGATCAGGCCTCCGATAGCGCGCGCCGCTGGCCACGACGATCGAGCGCGCCCGCACCTCGTCGCCGCCCTCCAGCGCCAGCACGAAGGCGCCGTTCTTGCGCTCACAGTCGAGCGCGTTCACCGACACAGGGATCATGATCTCGGCGCCGAACTTCTGCGCCTGGTTGAAGGCGCGCGCGGTCAGCGCGAGCCCGGTGATCCCGGTCGGAAAGCCGAAATAGTTCTCGATGCGGGCGCTGGCGCCGGCCTGGCCGCCGAAGGCGCGCGAATCCAAGACCGCGACCGACAGACCTTCGGAGGCGCCGTACACGGCGGTGGCAAGCCCCGCCGGGCCGCAACCGACCACGGCGACATCATAAATCTTCTCGCCGCGCGGACCGCCGATCATGCCGATGGCGCGGGCGAGCTCGGTCTCGCTCGGATTGCGCAGCACGCTGCCGTCGGAGACCACGACCAGCGGCAGCTCCGCGGGGGTCGGCGAATAGCGCGCGATCAGATCGGCCGCGTCATGATCCGTGGCGGGATCGAGCAGATGGTGCGGAAAGCCGTTGCGGGTGAGAAAGCTCTGCAGCCGCGCGATCGCGGCCGATTGCGGCGGGCCGATCATGACCGGGCCCCCGGCGCCGCCCTGAATGAGATTGACCCGGCGCAGGATCAGCGCCCGCATGATGCGCTCGCCGAGCTCGGCCTCGGCGATCAGCAATGCGCGCAGCTTGTCCGGGGGAATCAGGATGACCTCGACCTCGCCTTCGGCGTGGCCGTCGACCAGCGCGACGCGGCCGGAGAGCTGGGCGATCTCGGCGAGAAACTGCCCTGGCCCCTGGTCGATGACCGGCGTGACATGGCCCAGGCCGTCGCGCTGGGTGATGGCG is from Bradyrhizobium sp. ORS 285 and encodes:
- a CDS encoding HigA family addiction module antitoxin is translated as MTRKLKPMHPGEVLREEFLIPLGMSAGALAKVCGLPRTRIERIASEQTGITADTALRLAKALDTTPELWLNLQTDYDVQIAKRSLGKTLDRIETVNKPRAA
- a CDS encoding IS1182 family transposase yields the protein MTNRPFKSGESREQASLFPPRIEDYVSADNPVRAIDGYVDALDLAKLGFRHADRRAAGAGQPPYAPSDLLKLYLYGYINQIRSSRRLEREACRNLELIWLLKSLKPGYRTIANFRKENWAALKAANRSFVLLLRELDLIGGTLVAVDGALFHGNASKDSIFTRGKLAKQIAKLDEEIEAYGKSLDTNDAAEAKRPDNGKDGNGGGDVGDRIKELMARRERAQSDLENLDKNDKGQVSKTDPDARLLSKGDQTIAGYNVQSVVDDKNKLIVASEVVNRSDVRHLHMMAIAAKENLEVSSLQILADVGYYNSEDIKACEDDGITAYVPLHHGNGKKHTRFTRADFTYDSATDTYRCPAGQALHPTKKLWKNTSGRMERRYLGSVPTCSVCPLKASCLSAKAKSRNVSRWEHEEVLDRHRQRMASEQAGQLMRRRSALVEHPFGTLKCRAGYQHFLVRSFDKVRGEWSLMALSYNFSRVLNILGLNDFLARITAWAIAAQHAASAEANAAREAIPLALIRNWTMIRLWLEVAPRRALLAS
- the yacG gene encoding DNA gyrase inhibitor YacG, whose amino-acid sequence is MSDESPQPNTATAAKPIRRCPICNRPAAEASRPFCSPRCRDVDLNRWLSGSYVIPATEGDEDDVE
- a CDS encoding Maf-like protein is translated as MLGRPKIVLASGSPRRLALLNQAGIEPDALRPADVDETPKRGELPRACANRLARAKADAALKSVQLDDELRGAFIISADTVVAVGRRILPKANLVDEASQCLRLLSGRNHRVYTAITLVTPKEAFRQRLVETRVRFKRLSEDDIQAYIGSGEWRGKAGGYAVQGIAGSFVVKMVGSYTNVVGLPLYETTTLLAGEGFPIRFGWLNTVGV
- a CDS encoding low molecular weight phosphatase family protein produces the protein MAEGPPRARQPQAVLFACGQNSVRSPMAESLLRQMFPHALYVRSAGVKKGELDPFAVSVMAELGQDISQHKPTTFEELEDWEGLNFDLIITLSPEAHHKALELTRTIAADVEYWPTPDPTNTDGNREQKLSAYREVCDGLFTRIRKRFAKPGPAGL
- a CDS encoding UPF0262 family protein, with amino-acid sequence MTQHPPGDDRTNRIVAVTLDEESIGRSGPDIEHERAIAIYDLVEENLFAPEGADGTGPFTLHLGITANRLMFDIRREDGTPVVTHLLSLSPFRRIVKDYFMICDSYYQAIRTATPDKIEAIDMGRRGIHDEGSRTLQERLKGKVRVDFETSRRLFTLITVLHWKGEGQ
- the hisD gene encoding histidinol dehydrogenase, with product MPIRLSRAHADFDTQFRQFLAAKRETSADVEAAARAIVDDVAKRGDAALLEATAKFDRLELTAATLRVTPDEIQVAMKACDPATVDALKFARDRIEAFHLKQLPSDQRFTDAAGVELGWRWSAIESAGLYVPGGTAAYPSSVLMNAIPAKVAGVGRLVMVVPAPDGKLNPLVLAAAHLGGVSEIYRVGGAQAVAALAHGTATIAPVAKIVGPGNAYVAAAKRLVFGKVGIDMIAGPSEVLVIADDSGNADWIAADLLAQAEHDASAQSILITDSRRLADDVARAVEGQLKTLPRAEIAGASWADFGAIIEVDHLDKAVPLADAIAAEHLEIMTADPDAFASKVRNAGAIFLGAHTPEAIGDYVGGSNHVLPTARSARFSSGLGVLDFMKRTSLLKCGPDQLRALGPAAMTLGKAEGLDAHSRSVGIRLNLP
- a CDS encoding DUF2948 family protein translates to MTDRLKLIALDADDLAVISAHVQDARVQPADIIWRQAEKRLVIGMNRLDWEQALHGENEPRRLLAALRFDRVLACKSRRIDLAAPDAALELIGIEFHPGTEAPAGSALLLFSHGGALRLDVECLECELTDLGADDLGTSDDVPPLTG
- the murA gene encoding UDP-N-acetylglucosamine 1-carboxyvinyltransferase — protein: MDRIRIVGGKPLHGIIPISGAKNAALPLMIAGLLTPETLILDNVPRLADVAQLQRILGNHGVDIMSVGKRPGDGQYQGQTLQISAANIIDTTAPYELVSRMRASFWVIAPLLARMHEARVSLPGGCAIGTRPVDLLIMALTSLGASIDIDAGYVVAKAPGGLRGGTIDFPKVTVGGTHVAVMAAALAKGTTVITNAACEPEISDLADCLNKMGARISGAGTPRIEIEGVASLHGARHTVLPDRIEAGTYAIATAMTGGDVQLAGARPELLQSALDVLAEAGAEISSDAEGIRVVRNGHGIRPVQVTTAPFPGFPTDLQAQLMALMVRAQGASAITETIFENRFMHVQELARFGARISLDGETARIEGISTLRGAPVMATDLRASVSLVIAGLAAEGETMINRVYHLDRGFERLEDKLKACGATIERIRE